From one Luteipulveratus mongoliensis genomic stretch:
- a CDS encoding MFS transporter — MTLSPTPSAVSRRIHPAWWIAGVTFLTIIGAAGFRSTPGVLMDPLHEEFGWPHGVIGAAVSVNLLLFGLTAPFSAALMERFGVRRVVTGALLLVSVGSLLPVWMTHSWQLILCWGVLVGLGTGSMSMAMVATITSRWFVARRGLVSGILTAAGATGQLIFLPVLAHLADAKGWRWAAVLTAGVALLVVPLVLWRMRDHPGAMGTTAYGAPAGTPVAAPPAPTTGIATLALRTLRDAAKEPIFWLLAATFAVCGASTNGLVGTHFIPAAHDHGMAAPAAASLLALIGIFDVVGTIFSGWLTDRMSSGALLAAYYGLRGLSLFLLPTLFAANVHPSMFVFILFYGLDWVATVPPTMALCRQFFGDRAPIVFGWVFASHQIGAAIAAVLAGVVRDRLGNYDLAWYVSGALCLLAAGLCLLMVGGRQQPSTAEDRDEVADAVTQV, encoded by the coding sequence GTGACTCTCAGCCCCACGCCGTCAGCCGTGAGCCGCCGCATCCACCCTGCCTGGTGGATCGCCGGCGTGACGTTCCTGACCATCATCGGCGCAGCCGGCTTCCGATCGACGCCGGGCGTCCTCATGGATCCGCTGCACGAGGAGTTCGGCTGGCCGCACGGCGTGATCGGCGCGGCCGTGTCCGTCAACCTGCTGCTGTTCGGCCTGACTGCGCCCTTCTCCGCTGCCCTCATGGAGCGGTTCGGCGTCCGTCGTGTCGTCACCGGTGCGCTGCTGCTGGTCAGCGTCGGCTCATTGCTCCCGGTCTGGATGACCCACTCGTGGCAGCTCATCCTGTGCTGGGGCGTGCTGGTCGGGCTGGGCACCGGCTCGATGTCGATGGCGATGGTCGCGACCATCACCAGTCGATGGTTCGTCGCCCGCCGCGGCCTGGTCTCCGGGATCCTGACCGCCGCCGGCGCCACCGGGCAGCTCATCTTCCTGCCCGTGCTCGCCCATCTCGCGGACGCCAAAGGCTGGCGGTGGGCGGCCGTGCTGACCGCGGGAGTTGCGCTGCTCGTCGTACCTCTCGTGCTCTGGCGGATGCGTGACCACCCGGGCGCGATGGGCACGACCGCGTACGGCGCTCCTGCAGGTACGCCAGTGGCGGCGCCTCCTGCGCCGACCACCGGCATCGCGACGCTCGCGCTGCGCACCCTGCGCGATGCCGCGAAGGAACCGATCTTCTGGCTCCTGGCAGCGACGTTCGCAGTGTGCGGCGCCAGTACGAACGGCCTGGTGGGCACGCACTTCATCCCGGCCGCCCACGACCACGGCATGGCTGCGCCTGCGGCGGCGAGCCTGCTGGCCCTCATCGGGATCTTCGACGTCGTCGGGACGATCTTCTCGGGCTGGCTGACGGACCGGATGAGCTCGGGCGCGCTGCTCGCGGCGTACTACGGGCTGCGCGGACTGTCGTTGTTCCTGCTGCCGACGCTGTTCGCGGCCAACGTCCATCCGAGCATGTTCGTCTTCATCCTGTTCTACGGCCTGGACTGGGTCGCGACCGTGCCGCCGACGATGGCGCTGTGCCGGCAGTTCTTCGGCGACCGCGCACCGATCGTCTTCGGGTGGGTGTTCGCCTCCCACCAGATCGGGGCCGCGATCGCCGCCGTGCTCGCGGGCGTCGTACGCGACCGCCTCGGCAACTACGACCTGGCCTGGTACGTCTCGGGTGCGTTGTGCCTGCTGGCAGCCGGGTTGTGCCTCCTGATGGTGGGCGGGCGCCAGCAGCCGTCCACGGCAGAGGACCGGGACGAGGTTGCGGACGCTGTGACCCAGGTCTGA
- a CDS encoding serine hydrolase domain-containing protein — translation MSDLADRVQIALEEMVRSGAETGLQVCVIQHGTVVVEATAGTADIETNAAVRPDTLFWIGSAAKAVMASVVHVLSERGVVHYDKPIAEVWPEFATHGKSAVTVRHALLHTAGVPGLPSGTTATDLTDWDRMCTALADQSPWWPPGSALGYHAHTYGFLLGETVRRITGRTASAALRDAISDPLDMTDELYFGVPQEALPRVARQVLLADDEPSPPPPPGSPIGRAMPFVPDPDTVNRVDVLTADIPSQGVASARALARMYAGLLGHVRGVDLVSDGRRRDLAEVHYRGRDVVMDMPTELGFGYSLARPALGARPGSTFGMLGMNGCVGYADIDSGVAVAVLRNRFAGGFAAAQTIDRLVAAATSPEREDRS, via the coding sequence CATCCAGCACGGCACCGTCGTCGTCGAGGCGACAGCGGGCACGGCCGATATCGAGACCAATGCAGCCGTCCGGCCGGACACGCTCTTCTGGATCGGCTCGGCTGCCAAGGCGGTGATGGCCTCCGTGGTCCACGTCCTGTCCGAGCGCGGCGTCGTCCACTACGACAAGCCGATCGCCGAGGTCTGGCCGGAGTTCGCCACCCATGGCAAGTCCGCGGTCACCGTCCGACACGCGCTGCTGCACACGGCCGGAGTCCCCGGCCTTCCCTCTGGCACCACGGCGACCGACCTGACCGACTGGGACCGGATGTGCACCGCCCTCGCCGACCAGTCACCGTGGTGGCCGCCTGGCTCGGCGCTGGGCTACCACGCCCACACCTACGGCTTCCTGCTCGGCGAGACCGTGCGGCGCATCACGGGGCGGACCGCGTCCGCAGCACTACGGGACGCGATCAGCGACCCGCTGGACATGACCGACGAGCTGTACTTCGGCGTACCGCAGGAGGCGCTGCCTCGCGTCGCGCGCCAGGTGCTGCTCGCCGATGACGAGCCATCGCCGCCCCCTCCACCGGGATCGCCGATCGGGCGCGCCATGCCGTTCGTGCCCGATCCGGACACCGTTAACCGCGTCGACGTGCTGACCGCCGATATCCCTTCACAGGGCGTCGCCTCGGCCCGCGCGCTGGCCCGGATGTACGCCGGGCTGCTCGGGCACGTACGAGGCGTGGACCTGGTCTCGGACGGGCGTCGACGAGACTTGGCCGAGGTGCACTACCGCGGTCGCGACGTCGTGATGGACATGCCGACCGAGCTTGGCTTCGGCTACAGCCTCGCCAGACCCGCACTCGGGGCTCGCCCGGGCAGCACGTTCGGCATGCTCGGGATGAACGGCTGCGTCGGGTACGCCGACATCGACAGCGGGGTGGCCGTGGCCGTCCTGCGCAACAGGTTCGCCGGTGGGTTCGCTGCCGCGCAGACCATCGACCGGCTCGTCGCGGCCGCGACGAGCCCTGAGCGAGAGGACCGATCGTGA
- a CDS encoding ABC transporter ATP-binding protein — protein MTTAMPYPAPPQAHLVTGLMGANLTKSYASAQESPPALRGVTVVVQPGEAVAVMGPSGSGKTTLLHLLAGVLQPDGGQVSLDGADVSGASDAERTRLRRETFGFVFQSGQLLPELPAIENVALPLMLGGTPRRDAEDRAGALFAPLGLAGLERRRPGELSGGQAQRVAIARSLVGQPRVVFADEPTGALDQRTGAEVMQHLTGLTHQLGASLVLVTHDAGVAAWCHRTITMRDGQIIGEERR, from the coding sequence ATGACCACTGCGATGCCGTATCCCGCTCCCCCACAGGCCCACCTCGTGACCGGACTGATGGGCGCCAACCTGACCAAGTCGTACGCCTCCGCTCAGGAGAGTCCGCCCGCGCTGCGGGGCGTCACCGTCGTCGTCCAACCGGGTGAGGCGGTCGCCGTCATGGGCCCGTCCGGCTCGGGCAAGACGACGCTGCTGCACCTGCTCGCCGGAGTCCTGCAGCCGGACGGCGGCCAGGTCTCCCTCGACGGAGCCGATGTGAGTGGCGCCTCCGACGCCGAGCGCACCCGCCTGCGCCGGGAGACCTTCGGCTTCGTCTTCCAGTCGGGACAGCTGCTCCCGGAGCTGCCGGCGATCGAGAACGTCGCGCTCCCCCTCATGCTCGGAGGTACGCCCCGCCGGGATGCCGAGGATCGTGCCGGCGCCCTGTTCGCCCCGCTCGGTCTCGCCGGCCTGGAGCGACGCCGGCCAGGTGAGCTCTCGGGCGGCCAGGCTCAGCGCGTCGCCATCGCGCGATCGCTCGTCGGACAGCCTCGCGTCGTCTTCGCCGACGAGCCGACCGGCGCGCTTGACCAGCGCACCGGCGCCGAGGTCATGCAGCACCTCACCGGCCTGACCCATCAGCTGGGTGCCTCGCTCGTGCTCGTGACCCACGACGCCGGCGTCGCCGCCTGGTGCCACCGCACCATCACGATGCGCGACGGTCAGATCATCGGGGAGGAGCGGCGATGA
- a CDS encoding pyridoxamine 5'-phosphate oxidase family protein: MTTPQTELDQRFSEADTSATPWETTRGELDQAQLFWVVTVRADGRPHVSPLVAVLLDDTMYFTTGPTEQKDINLQANPHVILLTGSNDWQSGLDVVVEGEATLVTDPAALTRLAELWAQKWDGTWQYEVVDGEFRQAGRDERSTVYSVPIRKALAFGKGPFTHTRHRFA, encoded by the coding sequence GTGACGACTCCACAGACCGAGCTGGACCAACGCTTCAGCGAGGCAGACACCAGCGCGACGCCATGGGAGACGACCCGGGGCGAGCTCGATCAGGCTCAGCTGTTCTGGGTGGTCACGGTCCGCGCGGACGGCCGACCACACGTGAGCCCGCTGGTGGCGGTCCTGCTCGACGACACGATGTACTTCACCACCGGCCCGACCGAGCAGAAGGACATCAACCTGCAGGCCAACCCGCACGTCATTCTGCTCACCGGGTCCAACGACTGGCAGTCCGGCTTGGACGTGGTGGTCGAAGGCGAGGCCACGCTGGTGACCGACCCCGCCGCGCTGACCCGGCTCGCCGAGCTGTGGGCCCAGAAGTGGGACGGTACCTGGCAGTACGAGGTCGTCGACGGTGAGTTCAGGCAGGCGGGTCGCGATGAGCGGTCCACGGTCTACAGCGTCCCGATCCGCAAGGCCCTGGCCTTCGGCAAGGGCCCGTTCACCCACACCCGCCACCGCTTCGCGTGA
- a CDS encoding GlxA family transcriptional regulator, with product METLRPVQAPTHRVVVLALEGAVAFELGLPHRFFATSSLLPGWPSNPTGEPPYDVAMCTVDDGPITTSAGYQVLPSHSREALATADTVVLVGMPWHEVMENGKLDAPIREALALVPDSARWLSICTGAFVLAALGKLDHGQATTHWIHADAFRRLFPHIDLDPEVLFIDNGDVLTSAGNAAGIDLLLHVIRRDLGTEAANRVARGCVVAPWRDGGQAQFIDRPVPAPTEGGTAATRAWALEHLAEDLSLPVLARRSEMSVRTFTRRFREETGESAGEWVLRRRVEHARHLLETTSWSVDRVAADCGFGTSASFRAQFRASVGLPPSAYRRTYLTSA from the coding sequence ATGGAGACACTGCGCCCCGTCCAGGCTCCGACGCATCGGGTCGTCGTCCTCGCGCTCGAGGGCGCGGTGGCCTTCGAGCTCGGACTCCCGCACCGATTCTTCGCCACGTCGAGCCTGCTGCCCGGGTGGCCGTCGAACCCGACCGGTGAGCCGCCGTACGACGTCGCGATGTGCACCGTGGACGACGGTCCGATCACGACCTCCGCCGGCTACCAGGTATTGCCGAGCCACTCGCGCGAGGCGCTGGCAACCGCCGACACGGTCGTCCTCGTCGGCATGCCGTGGCACGAAGTGATGGAGAACGGAAAACTGGACGCGCCGATCCGCGAGGCGCTCGCTCTCGTGCCAGATAGCGCGCGATGGTTGTCGATCTGCACCGGAGCCTTCGTGCTCGCCGCGCTCGGCAAGCTCGACCACGGTCAGGCAACCACGCACTGGATCCACGCGGACGCCTTCCGGCGGCTGTTCCCGCACATCGACCTCGACCCGGAGGTCCTGTTCATCGACAACGGCGACGTGCTCACCTCGGCGGGCAACGCTGCGGGAATTGACTTGCTACTACACGTGATTCGTCGTGATCTCGGCACTGAGGCCGCCAACCGCGTCGCGCGCGGATGCGTCGTGGCGCCATGGCGGGACGGCGGGCAGGCACAGTTCATCGACCGGCCAGTGCCGGCGCCGACCGAGGGTGGCACCGCAGCGACCCGGGCCTGGGCGCTGGAGCATCTCGCCGAGGATCTGTCGTTGCCCGTGCTCGCCCGACGTTCGGAGATGAGCGTTCGCACCTTCACCCGACGTTTTCGGGAGGAGACCGGTGAGAGTGCGGGGGAGTGGGTGCTCCGCCGCCGGGTCGAGCACGCTCGACACCTGCTGGAGACGACGAGCTGGTCGGTGGATCGCGTCGCCGCTGACTGCGGCTTCGGCACGTCCGCGTCCTTCCGTGCCCAGTTCCGGGCGTCCGTCGGACTGCCGCCCTCGGCCTATCGGCGGACCTATCTCACCTCGGCCTGA